In Streptomyces sp. SN-593, a single genomic region encodes these proteins:
- a CDS encoding helix-turn-helix domain-containing protein, whose protein sequence is MTSRGRSRPRRLYQEPEAVTWAREKSGLTKRALADLVGISEQLMGEIESGWRSATPANLLKIAEALNCPIVVLERKRLSGGGAPPGGTPAR, encoded by the coding sequence ATGACATCCCGCGGCCGTTCCCGCCCGAGGCGGCTCTACCAGGAACCCGAAGCGGTCACCTGGGCACGGGAGAAGTCCGGGCTGACCAAGCGGGCACTGGCCGATCTCGTCGGCATCTCCGAGCAGTTGATGGGCGAGATCGAGTCGGGCTGGCGCAGCGCCACCCCGGCGAACCTGCTGAAGATCGCCGAGGCGCTGAACTGCCCGATCGTCGTCCTGGAGCGCAAGCGCCTGTCGGGGGGCGGCGCTCCGCCCGGCGGCACGCCCGCACGGTAA
- a CDS encoding ABC transporter permease gives MTGGAPASRAPVGPLARLARTAGDGAAVAWRNLIGLRRVPRLLIFSTIQPLVFVLMFRYVFGGVVEPALHGVSYSDFLIPGIFVQTAVFGAMNTAIGLATDMQTGLMERFRSLPMARSAVLVGRTMADLVRNVFVVALMAAVGFAIGFRIHAGVPAFLCGILLVLAFGFAMSWIFAVVGMAVGDPETAQAAAFPVLAPLVFASAAFIPVDTMPGWLQAFARHQPVSCTAEAVRALVLGGPTATDVWQALAWDAGIVAVFAPLGVWLYRRAV, from the coding sequence GTGACCGGCGGCGCCCCGGCGTCGCGGGCGCCGGTCGGGCCGCTCGCCCGCCTGGCCCGGACCGCCGGGGACGGCGCGGCGGTCGCCTGGCGGAACCTGATCGGGTTGCGCCGGGTGCCCCGGCTGCTGATCTTCTCCACCATCCAGCCGCTGGTGTTCGTGCTGATGTTCCGCTACGTCTTCGGCGGGGTGGTCGAGCCGGCGCTGCACGGGGTGTCGTACTCCGACTTCCTGATCCCCGGCATCTTCGTGCAGACCGCCGTCTTCGGGGCCATGAACACCGCGATCGGGCTGGCCACCGACATGCAGACCGGGCTGATGGAGCGGTTCAGGTCGCTGCCGATGGCCAGGTCGGCGGTGCTGGTCGGCCGGACCATGGCGGACCTGGTGCGGAACGTCTTCGTGGTCGCGCTGATGGCGGCGGTGGGCTTCGCGATCGGCTTCCGCATCCACGCCGGCGTGCCGGCCTTCCTCTGCGGCATCCTGCTCGTGCTGGCCTTCGGTTTCGCGATGTCGTGGATCTTCGCGGTGGTCGGCATGGCCGTCGGCGACCCGGAGACCGCGCAGGCCGCGGCCTTCCCCGTCCTGGCCCCGCTGGTCTTCGCCTCCGCGGCCTTCATCCCCGTCGACACCATGCCCGGCTGGCTCCAGGCGTTCGCGCGGCACCAGCCGGTGTCCTGCACCGCCGAGGCGGTGCGCGCCCTGGTACTGGGCGGGCCGACCGCCACCGACGTGTGGCAGGCACTCGCCTGGGACGCGGGCATCGTGGCGGTCTTCGCGCCGCTCGGGGTCTGGCTCTACCGCCGGGCGGTGTGA
- a CDS encoding ATP-binding cassette domain-containing protein has protein sequence MDQAAISVSGLSKRFGSVTALDSVDFDVEPGTVFGLLGPNGAGKSTAIRILTTIVRPSGGRAAVLGHDVVREAGTVRSLIGLAGQYAAVDKNLTGRENLRLIGRLTHVRRSGTRRRAGELLERFDLTDAGDRPARTYSGGMRRRLDVAAALVPDPPVLFLDEPTTGLDPQSRIALWEMIRRLVADGTTVLLTTQYLEEADRLADRVVVIDHGRAIADGTPALLKADLGNTVIELDMGDPGRAARAAEALGGRLPEPPGTEGGRLRAVSHDGSRPLLGLLRALDERGLVPEAVAVRESSLDDVFLRLTGHRSGPDEDAEP, from the coding sequence GTGGACCAGGCAGCCATCAGCGTCTCCGGCCTCAGCAAGCGGTTCGGCTCCGTGACGGCGCTCGACTCCGTCGACTTCGACGTCGAGCCCGGTACGGTCTTCGGCCTGCTGGGGCCCAACGGCGCGGGCAAGAGCACCGCGATCCGCATCCTGACCACGATCGTGCGCCCCAGCGGAGGGCGCGCGGCGGTGCTGGGCCACGACGTGGTGCGCGAGGCCGGCACCGTGCGGAGCCTGATTGGCCTGGCCGGGCAGTACGCGGCGGTGGACAAGAACCTCACCGGCCGGGAGAACCTGCGGCTGATCGGCCGGCTCACCCACGTACGGCGCTCCGGGACCCGGCGGCGGGCGGGCGAGCTGCTGGAGCGCTTCGACCTGACGGACGCCGGCGACCGCCCCGCCCGCACGTACTCCGGCGGTATGCGCCGGCGGCTGGACGTGGCCGCCGCGCTGGTCCCCGACCCCCCGGTGCTCTTCCTCGACGAGCCGACCACGGGCCTCGACCCGCAGAGCAGGATCGCGCTGTGGGAGATGATCCGCCGGCTCGTGGCCGACGGCACCACGGTGCTGCTCACCACGCAGTACCTGGAGGAGGCCGACCGGCTCGCCGACCGGGTCGTCGTCATCGACCACGGCCGGGCCATCGCCGACGGGACCCCCGCGCTGCTCAAGGCCGACCTGGGCAACACCGTCATCGAGCTCGACATGGGCGACCCCGGCCGGGCGGCGCGGGCGGCCGAGGCGCTCGGCGGCCGGCTGCCCGAGCCGCCGGGCACGGAGGGCGGCCGGCTCCGGGCGGTCTCGCACGACGGGTCCCGGCCGCTGCTCGGGTTGCTGCGCGCGCTGGACGAGCGGGGCCTGGTGCCCGAGGCGGTGGCGGTCCGGGAGTCCAGCCTCGACGACGTCTTCCTGCGGCTGACCGGGCACCGCAGCGGGCCGGACGAGGACGCGGAGCCGTGA
- a CDS encoding superoxide dismutase, which produces MDTYALPDLPYDYSALAPAITGEILELHHAKHHAAYVKGANDTLEQIAEAREKDAITPTGLVGLEKTFAFNLSGHVLHSIFWQNLSPDGGDRPDGALATAIDEHLGGFEAFRKQLTVATASVQGSGWGVLAWEPVGRRLIVEQVYDHHGNVGQGTTPLLVFDAWEHAYYLQYKNVRPDYVTKLWDLVNWTDVSNRYAAASGAASA; this is translated from the coding sequence ATGGACACCTACGCGCTTCCCGACCTGCCGTACGACTACTCCGCGCTCGCGCCGGCGATCACCGGCGAGATCCTGGAGCTGCACCACGCCAAGCACCACGCCGCCTACGTCAAGGGCGCCAACGACACGCTGGAGCAGATCGCCGAGGCCCGCGAGAAGGACGCGATCACCCCGACCGGGCTGGTCGGACTGGAGAAGACCTTCGCGTTCAACCTCTCCGGCCACGTGCTGCACTCGATCTTCTGGCAGAACCTCTCGCCCGACGGCGGCGACCGCCCCGACGGCGCGCTGGCCACCGCGATCGACGAACACCTCGGCGGCTTCGAGGCGTTCAGGAAGCAGCTCACCGTGGCCACCGCCTCGGTGCAGGGCTCCGGCTGGGGCGTGCTGGCCTGGGAGCCGGTCGGCAGGCGCCTGATCGTCGAGCAGGTCTACGACCACCACGGCAACGTCGGCCAGGGCACCACCCCGCTGCTGGTCTTCGACGCCTGGGAGCACGCGTACTACCTCCAGTACAAGAACGTGCGGCCCGACTACGTCACCAAGCTGTGGGACCTCGTCAACTGGACCGACGTCAGCAACCGCTACGCCGCCGCGTCGGGCGCCGCGTCCGCGTGA
- a CDS encoding serine hydrolase → MRRAPAAAVTAAALVAAGALAAPAAQAAAPRVAPAAAPSAATAGTTAKAAPKAPSITAKGGFVMNDGTGGTLFTKAADTRRSTGSTTKIMTARVVLASKHLNLNTKVTVQKAYSDYIVAKGASSAHLIVGDKLTVRQLLYGLMLPSGCDAAYALADTFGSGSTRAARVKSFIGTMNSTARSLGLKNTHFDSFDGIGNGKNYSTPRDLTELASNAMRNATFRSVVKTRSTKQKVTTKSGGYRYMTWTNTNPLLGTYSGTIGVKTGSGPESGYCLVFAATRGKKTVIGTVLASSSVAARTSDARKLLDYGFKK, encoded by the coding sequence ATCCGCCGGGCCCCGGCGGCGGCGGTCACCGCCGCCGCCCTCGTCGCGGCGGGCGCGCTCGCCGCCCCCGCGGCGCAGGCCGCGGCCCCTCGGGTGGCGCCCGCCGCCGCCCCGTCCGCTGCCACCGCCGGGACCACGGCCAAGGCCGCCCCCAAGGCGCCGTCGATCACCGCCAAGGGCGGCTTCGTGATGAACGACGGCACCGGCGGCACCCTGTTCACCAAGGCCGCCGACACCCGCCGCTCCACCGGCTCGACCACCAAGATCATGACCGCCCGGGTGGTCCTGGCCAGCAAGCACCTGAACCTGAACACCAAGGTCACCGTGCAGAAGGCGTACAGCGACTACATCGTCGCCAAGGGCGCGTCCTCCGCGCACCTGATCGTCGGGGACAAGCTCACCGTCCGGCAGCTGCTGTACGGCCTGATGCTCCCCTCCGGCTGCGACGCCGCCTACGCGCTCGCCGACACGTTCGGCAGCGGTTCCACCCGCGCCGCCCGGGTGAAGTCCTTCATCGGCACCATGAACTCCACCGCCCGCTCGCTCGGCCTGAAGAACACCCACTTCGACTCGTTCGACGGAATAGGGAACGGGAAGAACTACTCGACACCGCGCGACCTCACCGAGCTCGCGAGCAACGCGATGAGGAACGCCACCTTCCGCTCGGTCGTGAAGACCCGGTCGACCAAGCAGAAGGTCACCACGAAGTCCGGCGGCTACCGCTACATGACCTGGACCAACACCAACCCCCTGCTGGGCACCTACTCCGGCACCATCGGCGTCAAGACCGGTTCGGGTCCGGAGTCCGGCTACTGCCTGGTCTTCGCCGCCACCCGCGGCAAGAAGACCGTGATCGGCACGGTGCTCGCCTCCTCCTCGGTGGCCGCGCGCACCTCGGACGCCAGGAAGCTGCTGGACTACGGCTTCAAGAAGTGA
- a CDS encoding cold-shock protein produces MATGTVKWFNSEKGFGFIEQDGGGADVFAHYSNIATQGFRELQEGQKVTFDVTQGQKGPQAENIVPA; encoded by the coding sequence ATGGCAACCGGTACCGTCAAGTGGTTCAACTCCGAAAAGGGCTTCGGCTTCATCGAGCAGGACGGCGGCGGCGCCGACGTCTTCGCCCACTACTCGAACATCGCCACCCAGGGCTTCCGTGAGCTCCAGGAAGGCCAGAAGGTCACCTTCGACGTCACGCAGGGCCAGAAGGGCCCGCAGGCGGAGAACATCGTCCCGGCCTGA
- a CDS encoding DEAD/DEAH box helicase: MPESTRQSNTGGPARARRRPRGPQQGAGRAGASRGSGRTGGRPADTGSEESAYASAYTTLTPAPPAAATFAELDLPAALTEELDRQGVTVPFPIQGATLPSSLAGRDVLGRGRTGSGKTLAFGLALLARTAGQRAEPHQPLSLVLVPTRELAQQVTDALTPYARALRLRLATVVGGLSIGRQASALRGGAEIVVATPGRLRDLVERGDCRLDKVVITVLDEADQMADMGFLPQVTALLNQVVPGSQRMLFSATLDRNVDTLVRRFLSDPVVHAVDPSAGAVVTMEHHVLHVTSEDKRAATVRIAARDGRVLLFLDSKRAVDRLAKTLLANGVRAAALHGGKSQPQRTRTLAQFKTGEVTALVATNVAARGIHIDDLDLVVNVDPPADHKDYLHRGGRTARAGASGSVVTLVLSEQRRDMERLMAKARITPQTAKVHSADEELARITGARVPSGVPVTIPVPAPATPAAGTSARRGGGRRRPRSGGGTATAGSGRSGAGRTGTGGAGRTGGGAGRTGGGSGRGGSGGSAGGSAGRSGGARASQTRRRAA, encoded by the coding sequence ATGCCCGAAAGCACCCGACAGTCCAATACGGGCGGCCCGGCCCGCGCCCGGCGCAGGCCCCGCGGCCCCCAGCAGGGTGCCGGCCGCGCCGGCGCGTCGCGCGGCTCCGGCCGCACCGGCGGCCGCCCCGCCGACACCGGCTCCGAGGAGTCCGCGTACGCCTCCGCGTACACGACCCTCACCCCGGCGCCGCCGGCCGCGGCCACCTTCGCCGAGCTGGACCTGCCCGCCGCGCTGACGGAGGAGCTGGACCGGCAGGGCGTCACCGTGCCGTTCCCGATCCAGGGCGCCACCCTGCCCAGCTCGCTGGCCGGCCGCGACGTCCTCGGCCGGGGCCGCACCGGCTCGGGCAAGACCCTCGCCTTCGGGCTCGCCCTGCTGGCCCGCACCGCCGGACAGCGCGCCGAGCCGCACCAGCCGCTCTCGCTGGTGCTGGTGCCCACCCGCGAGCTGGCCCAGCAGGTCACCGACGCCCTCACGCCGTACGCCCGGGCGCTGCGCCTGCGGCTGGCCACGGTGGTGGGCGGGCTGTCGATCGGCCGCCAGGCCTCGGCGCTGCGCGGCGGCGCGGAGATCGTCGTCGCCACCCCGGGCCGGCTGCGCGACCTGGTCGAGCGGGGAGACTGCCGGCTCGACAAGGTCGTGATCACCGTGCTCGACGAGGCCGACCAGATGGCCGACATGGGCTTCCTGCCCCAGGTCACGGCCCTGCTGAACCAGGTCGTGCCGGGCAGCCAGCGGATGCTGTTCTCCGCGACCCTCGACCGCAACGTGGACACGCTGGTCCGGCGGTTCCTCTCCGACCCGGTGGTCCACGCGGTGGACCCGTCGGCCGGTGCCGTGGTGACCATGGAGCACCACGTGCTGCACGTCACCAGCGAGGACAAGCGCGCCGCCACGGTGCGGATCGCGGCCCGCGACGGCCGGGTGCTGCTCTTCCTCGACAGCAAGCGCGCCGTGGACCGGCTCGCCAAAACACTGCTGGCCAACGGCGTGCGCGCCGCCGCGCTGCACGGCGGCAAGTCCCAGCCGCAGCGCACCCGCACCCTCGCGCAGTTCAAGACCGGCGAGGTGACCGCGCTGGTGGCGACCAACGTCGCGGCGCGCGGCATCCACATCGACGACCTGGACCTGGTGGTCAACGTGGACCCGCCGGCCGACCACAAGGACTACCTGCACCGCGGCGGCCGCACCGCCCGCGCGGGCGCGTCCGGCAGCGTGGTGACGCTGGTGCTGTCCGAGCAGCGCCGCGACATGGAGCGGCTGATGGCCAAGGCCAGGATCACGCCGCAGACGGCGAAGGTGCACTCCGCGGACGAGGAGCTGGCCCGGATCACCGGTGCCCGGGTGCCCTCCGGCGTCCCGGTCACCATCCCGGTCCCCGCCCCGGCCACGCCGGCCGCGGGCACCTCCGCCCGGCGCGGGGGCGGCCGCCGCCGGCCGCGGTCGGGCGGCGGCACCGCCACCGCGGGCTCCGGCCGGAGCGGCGCGGGCCGTACCGGGACGGGCGGCGCCGGACGCACGGGCGGCGGCGCGGGCCGTACCGGCGGAGGCAGCGGCCGCGGCGGCTCGGGCGGCTCGGCGGGCGGCTCCGCCGGCCGCTCCGGGGGCGCCCGCGCGTCGCAGACCCGCCGGCGTGCGGCGTGA